The genomic stretch CCTGTCAAATCTGTCAAACATAATGACATGAAACAAACCCATTGTGACGGTGGTGAAAAATAAAACAAcccaaacaatgtaaaaaatgacTGAGTGTACAGCTTTACACGGCGGTTGGATTATTAACACAATGTGTAGAGGCTATAGCCTATGGTAGCCCTATTCTTCATTATGGTAAAGCGGTGCCCGTGGAGAGATTGCTTGCTTTACACACACAGTGCGCCGGTGAGAACGCCAAGGACGCATGCAGGTTAGATGAAGTGAATCCAGCCATCCTCCCACTCACGGGGTGGAGAAATCTTAAACCTGTGGCGTCGCACTTTATAGTTGACCCCGTTATTATTGTCCCAATACTCATCTCCACCAACGCAGTATCTTATGGCAAACTGGAATGTGCCTCCGCTCTCCAGAAACGTTGTTGGGGTGATTATCTTAAAGGAGAATTTGTCTGTCATGCCGTCGCTTGATTCTGGGATATATGATGCCAGACTGTCCATGAAGGTTATCCAGTTGTTGATTGAGAACCTCAAATAGACACTTTTCTCGAAAGCCATGTTCAAAACCCGCACGACGCCCGACAGASTGAACTCGTCKGCTTCAGCACACTCCAACAACACTCTCACTTCTTTCACTTTCTCAGTAAAGCCTGGCAGGGTCCCGGGGTTCTTGAATTGCAGCTCCATAAAACTTGACTGGKTGGTCGGTGCCCTGGGGAACTTGTCAAAGGGGTTCAGATGGAGGGGACCCCTGTCGAATCTGGCCATTATGCGCTCCGGCACATCGGGCATGTCTGTGTCATTGAAGTGCTTCACAGAGGTGAGTTCCAGACCCAGAGAGTCGGCGAAACGGACCTTTTTCTGGCTGCAGGGACTCCGGCTGCGGGAGATCTCAAGCTTCGCTCTCTCTATGGGGGTCGGCAGAGACTTGCACCTCCGGCGCAGGTTCGGACTCTGCGGSGGTTTGAGGAAGGATTCCCGGCCTCTTGGTCTCTCATCCACCACATGGTGCATCTCGATGGGCTCGCTTGTTCCGTTCAGCTCCATCCCCTCYWCGTCTTCTAGTCTCGGGTCTGCTGTCAAGCTCCCGAACAACCCAGCTATGCAGCTGTAGTTCCTCGGGAGGCAGTTCTTGGGAGGCAGCATGACCACAACAGAACGCACAGCCTCGGTTTCCATAAAGCGGGAGAGTCGCTTGTCTTTGGTCGAAGTGGTCGTGATCAGAGGCACTGAGAAAGGAACACGCCGTCAGGTGTCAGATATAAACACACGGATAGGCGCCGTAGTACCACGTCAGACTGTGACACTGCGCATTTCTGAACCAATAAGCCAAGCTTCTGCAAGTGCAGCTAGAACAACGCACCACAAATAACAGACATGCCTACCTAACGTCATTTTAGATTTCATTCACAGGCATACAAATTCGTTCATTATTAAAGAATATGAAATATGGGATTCCCTTATCTTTGTGCGCGTTTCCAGCAGCATGTCCcagtcaaggtgtgtgtgtggctgagctttttatttatttaacctttatttaactaggcaagtcagttaagaacacattcttatttacaatgacggcctaccaaaaggcctttggcggggacggggcctgggattatttaaaaagtaaataaatacaatataagaaaacaacatagcaaggcagaaacacatgacaacacaacatggtagcaacacaacatagtagcagcacaaaacatggtacaaacattattgggcacagtcaacagcacaaatgTCAaggaggtagagacaacaatgcagCATACAAAACAGCCACAGTGCACATAAAATTGCACCGAGCTAGGGGGAACCAGTGAGAGGCATGACATTACAGTCTTAAGGTTTGTGCCTGGCTGGACCACGACGTGCTGAATAGCACGTCTCATTTCTTGCCTGACGACTCATCCTGAATTTAATTCCGCTGCTATACCGATTGCTTCACAGAGAAGAAACGTTAGTGGGCGTGGCGTTTGGCCGGAGCGATGTGGATGGGCAGCTAGGCAATCTCATTTCGGCCATGAGCTATAAACACACAACTTCCTTTATCCGTTTTTTTTATACCGAAACAGAGGTGGGtggccactttgttattgtttcaacaagGACTCTAGCTTTGAGAGTATATTCTAGATACCTGTAAATAATTTACATAATGTAAAATTGTAGGCCTATGTAAAGGACGTCACGCCGCTTGCGAGTACCACCGCCACCGAGAAGCGACAGTCGATGCCACTCGAAAAGCTAACTATTCGCTGGCGCAAGTGGGGACAGTTCAGGCTGAGGAGTTTCATACATCGCCATGTGCTACACCTACTGTAGCCAAGATATGAAGCATTGGCCAATCTgaatcagtgcttgacttgggtagGAGCTCCATCACCTCAAATGTtttactgcttgagctcctgttaaTATTATAGAATGTTAGCTCAAAAGTGTCGTGGAGCTCCCGCACCTAAATATTAACAGTACTGCCACCtaaatgagtaccggaacctatttcaaTCTAAGTCAAGCACTGATCTGAATCAAATTAACATAGGCCCATGCCCACTATTTTATAGCCTTACGTTATAGTATGCATATTTTAATACTGTTATAATGGGCTATATGAGATTATATTGTATATGACATCTTACTATAGATTACAGAAATGTTAGGGTTAGTCTTAATTATAGATATTGAATGAAATAGTCAGCAACATAGTGGACACACCATGCTGTAAATCACGAATTGTAACAAGCAGCAAATCCAGGTCTAGAAATTGTTACATTTTCTTAGATAACATGGAAATTAGCAACAACCTGTCAACTGCAATTTGTTTTCTCACGCCCCCTACCATTTTCCCTCTACATTTCCACCACGTCACTTCTGAGCGCCCTGTTGTAGCGGAGTTGTCATAGCAACGACGTTCTATCTCCACTCCAAACACTTCGTGGGCCAAGCACGTCTTTGACTTTGTTTGGGGTTGTCTCCTGATAGCTGCAAAACTGTAATAAATATTTGATGACTATTCTATGTTACTGCCTATTAAGTTGAATGTAAAACCCCCAGGGAGCAAATGCTTGTATGGTATTGCTGAGGAAAATGTCGAACTCGACCCCCTTTAATGGTAAGTTGTCTCTTTTACAGCCTTGCTAATGGCTTCAGCTAACGTTAGATCAAGTTTCCTACTTAAGTTGCCAGTGTTTACCTAACGTTAACGTTAGTAGATAGGGAGAAATGTGAGGTTCTCTTGCTAGCTAGCGAGAATGTTTGAATAATTTTAATGGACAGGTTTTGTAAACAGGGTTAACAAGTTTGTTAACACTGAGTTAACATGTCATAAAGTTGACGTCAAAGGCTACATGTCTTCAGATATCTTACAAATAGTTTTGCAACGCTTACAATTAATTATaggttgcttgctgtttgtgtacATTTATCTCCACTCTTACCAACGAGCCTACATGATGAGTGCCTAATTAGAGAtgttttttcactctcaacagatTTCACCCTGAAAGGCTCATCTTAGAATGGACAAATTCAAGGAATGGGATCAGGCGCCTGTAGAAGTGGCTGAAGACAGAAGTGTGGCAGTCGAGTACACAGGATGGGACCAGAGTTGCCAACTACCCAACAGGGGCCATGTCGATGCCCTTTTGGATATCAGCGATGATACCTCATCCAAAGAGCAGGAGCCATTtgagtttctctgtctctccggaTGGGAGGAAGCTGTGAGTAATACACTGCGGTTACTCTTTTATTTTTGGCTAGATTGTGAATGATATTCAGCCAGTGTCACATTATTACGTAGGCACCAGATACACACTTCAATTTCATGTGAGTTAAGACAAAGTGAAACAGTGTTAGTATGTTTATTCACTGTTTATAACTACATTCAATCTCAGAAATCATCTTAAAAGGTGAAACTTAATTTTCTCTTAATTGCGATACACTGATTAAAATGTAATTACGTTTCCCTTAAtgctgttgtgtttgttgttgagaCAGATCCGGGGCTGGGGCAGAACTACTCCACTTGGCTGCCTGGTTCAGAcccagaggagaggaaagagggtcaAGACTGGAGACACAGACCACCACTGCCACCTGTGTGTGGACCTCGTGAAGCTCTCGGACCCCCCTGACTCTGAATTCAGCTTAACCCACTCCCCTGAGTCCTTCTGGGATTCCACCGTGGACCCATGGGAGAAACCCCCCCCCACAACCCTGGGAGACTTCCTGAACAGACCCTACAGTCAAACCTCTAGCATCTCTTCAGAGGAGTCCCCACCAGAGTCCTTCAGGGACCTTCAGAAAGCCACACAGCAACTGACACTCCGAGACAAGATGGTGGAGGACAAGGCTGAGGTGTGTGAGATCAGTGACTCACTGCTGGGCTCGGCCCCCTCCCAGGGTCACCACCACTCAGCCTCAGAGTGTCCCATGACGCTGATCATCAACAGCTTCGCCGTCCTACCGCCCGTGAAGACCTCCCAGCCCAGACACCCTAAGGTCACCAGCCAGCTCCGGAGGGGGGACGCTGGACCGGGACGCAGCGCCTCAGACGGGGAGACCGCAGCGGCTGGGTCAGACGGTGTCACACCTGccggggagagtggaggaggtgtGGAGAGCCAGCAGAGCCACCACCTGTTGTCTGCTTTCAGCATCCCCATCCTCAAGAGATGTGACATGCCCCTCAGCACACTGTCAGATCCTCTACCCCGCGCCACCTACCCCCTGGACAGACACCTCAGACAGGATCCCCGGACCAGCAGTGCTCATAGACTCTACTTTGGACTGAAGACCAAGAGCCTGAAGCGTGCAGAGCCCCAACTGCCCATTCTGTTTGGAACCAGGGTGCCCATCCCAGCCTCTGCACAGAGACTACTCTGAACAGAGACTGTTACTTTGCACTCCATACTCTCTCCCAACCCAAAAGCTCAGCCTTTGTGGGTTTGTGATTAAAAAGACAATTTCTGTgaaatgttttcatattttttgtatGACACTGAtgactgtataaaaaaaaaaagctgtgacGAATTCAACTTGGTCGTATTAAACTACATGGAATTGGCATATGAGTTTCCAGATTCGTTAGTTCTATGTGATTTATAGGCTATACTACCTCAGCCTCATCGTATAACCAGTTTATTAATGCGTTACATGAGTATCAAAAGATAGAATTTGGTCCATCATCACTGTGATATGCCATCAATCTAGCATCAGCAATGCAAAGTAGTCCAGATTGCTAGAATACATTGTGTAGACATGGTATGCTAATTTGTTACCACTGATTATTCAGAGTGAAATAATTTAACTGTTACATGAGCCTTCCTTAATTACAAACACTCCACGCACCTGGACATGAGTGAATCATTTTAAATGGAGTGataaatgtatgtatgcatgtatgattTCAGTCCAACATTTTGCATGAGCTTCTATTGTGGTGCTCACACTTGAGCTTTTAGTTTCTCAGCAACTATGCTACCTACTCTACAATGCTGAGGTCTAGGTCGGTTTCTTGGATTCCTGAATGTTAAACTGCAGACATTCTTAAGTCAGAACTCCTCATTAAGACAAAACATGATCTGAGCCATTGCCAAAGCATGCTAGTGCACTCTAATAGAATGAGCAGTCAGTGATTGTAGTGTTCCAACCCATGTGAAGATGTCTGTGGTAGCCTATTGAATTACATGCTAGAAGTGAACCACACTGTGATTCTGAGGGGCTGTGACAGCATAGGTGTGTGGGCGGAGGGATTAGTATCGTATTCCAAATGATTTACACAATTACAATATTGTATTCAAACGGACTGAGCATAATACATGTACATAGTAAACTAACTTGTACTGCCACACAACCCAGGTGAAAACTGTGACTGACATTTACTGAAAAAGAGCACATTGAGTGTGTACAATATTGAGTATGGTGTTGTAACTCAAAAGTAGTGTGTGCTTTAACCAGTAACAAAATATTTGACTTGGCTTTATACAGCACTGTATTACTGTCCTTTGATTTGAAGTGAACTGAAACGAAGCTCGTACAAACAACCAGCTACTACATCAACTCAAACAATCAACCCTTTTTGAACAGTTTATTATTTAGCATCTACTGAATAGCATCAACAACCAAACAAATAGCGAGACGCAACCTTTATCGACCTTCTACACATTCAGGCAACTGAAATACAACAGATAATGCTGCAAACAGAaaagcaactgaaataaattataTTGGCACCAAAGACTGCATGCACTCCCTACTGAGAAAAACCAAAGCGCTGAGTTGACATCCCCATGTAGCATGGTTAGGATCAATTCCATTTAATTCAGGAAGTACATTGAAATTCCAGTTCTCTTCAAAATGAGGAAAATTcagaattggaatttggtttactttacTTTCTCAATTGCTTGGAATACAAATGGAATTGACTTCAACCCTGCCATGTAGTCTAATGTACATGTTTTTTAAGCAAGGCAGTTTCTCCCCTCAACGCTATTATAATCAAGTTCAAGAACGCTAAATTAAATATAAGTAGTGTTTTCAGTACAGCACAATACATTGTTATGAAATGTGGTTGAGTATGAAAGTCTGTTATAAACTGGAATGAAACAGTCCTGTTTCGATTACTTTAAGATGCAgtgcaaaaactaagccatgttGTGTAGTATGGGCACAGTGTCATGTAGGCTACATTCTGCCGTTTCTGGGTACAATTCTTTACATATTGATAGTGTACCACAGTAGGACAAATGCTGCCTTGGAAAAGAATACTGCATTGCATTCTTAGAACATGGATGTATAATACAAAACAGCTTTTTCCAAATACAACTCATAGAAGGCATTCAAACATATTCAACATGCAAATTAAAGACACTCAAGTATTTGAAGTATTCTTCCAATACACCCTCCACAAATAAatataatgtaaatgttaaatacattttgatccTGAATTTCTTCCTACCTAATAAAGCTGCTTAGAGCATCACTGACCAATGGAAACATAACAAAATACATCATgaaaaaaaacgtgttttaagGCACCAACAGATCGAAATCTAACATGGAGAAATACTCAAAACTTGGAGCTATTTTTATTGAATGTGAACTTCACAAAAGGTCTCAACAGATGTCTGTTTCTTGAAATTTGAATGGGatgcatgtgcaaatgaggtaaaataTTGTAATGATACCAACAGCTAGCGTTGACTAATATGGTAGACTTTAGAGTATAGTTCAAGAAAATGTTGTTAGAAATTGTAATATTTCATCAGTTTATGTTCAGTAACATTTAGTGGGGTCgttatacagtaccttcagaaagtattcacacccattgcctttcccccccccaaaaaattgtgttacagcctgaatttaaacttAATTCAATTAAgatttgttttgtcactggccttatcacaataccccataatgtcaaagtggaattacgttttAGGAAATTGTACAAATTAatgtaaaatgaaaagctgaaatggctggtgtcagtaagtattcaacacctttgttatggcaagcctaaataaattcaggagtaaaaataacaagttgcatggactcacactgtgtACACTAAGTGTTTAACatagtcataaaaaaaaataaaaaaatctaatctcTGTACCCGCCAcgcacaattatctgtaaggtccctcagccaagcagtgaatttcaaacacagattcaaccacaaagaccagggaggttttccaatgcctcgcaaagaagggcacctattggtagatgggtaaaaataaagaaatcagacattgaataaccCTTTGTGCATGGtgaggttattaattacactttggatggtgtattcctaactcagttgcaggagaggaaggaaactgcacaggtttgaggtcaatggtgactttaaaacagttaagagtttaatggctgtgataggagaaaatggaggatggatcaacattgtatttactccacaatacaaaaaatgtggcaaagcaatacaccttttgtcctgaatacaaagtattatgtttggggtaccactctccatattttcaagcatagtggtggctgcatcatgttatgggtatgcttgtaatcattaaggactgggtagtttttcaggataaaaaagaaacgtaatggagctaagcacagggaaaatcctagaggaaaacctggtccagtctgctttccaccagacacggagatgaattcccctttcagcaggacaataacctacaacacaaggccaaatctacactggagttgcttaccaagaagacagtgaatgttcccgaatgttcgagttacagttttgacttaaatctagttgaaaatctatggcaagacccaaaaaaggttgtctagcaatgatcaacaaccaattcaTCAGAGTTTGAATAATtcagaaaataataaatgggcaaatgttgcacaatccaggtgtggatagatcttaaagacttacccagaaagactcacagttgtaattgaAAGGTGCTTCTAACATGCAtttactcagggggttgaatacttatttaatgaAGATATATTCGTTATATTTTCCATTTTTTGTTCCACTTAATCCCACTTTGTcacaacaaaatgcggaaaaagtcaaggggtgtgaatactttaaggcactgtatatggtggACATACACAATCACAATGTAATCACAGTGACTAGTGAGTAGCTAGATCCTCATAGTGTTTCTCTACATCACTTCAGCACACTGTGCTGCTATATACTTACAGCCAGCTAATAAATAAGTCAAAGACCATGACAGGCTAGTCTGCTAACGTGGTGACCCAGTTTATAGTTGAGTGGCCCTGTAACAATGGGGCAATTCTACAAGACTGTACTTCACAATCACATGTCAACAATGGGAGTGCGGCAACTATTTTAGAATTTCACTAGTATGTTTGTGCCACATCAAATCTGCCGGAAGCCATTCAATAGCAGTATGATTAAGGAAAGGCTCAACAGGCATTACATACTCTCTTACAGCAAACAGTGTTAAAACTTTGAAAACGGACTAAACTGGCTTTTcagacaaaatatatatttaagtaGTAAGACGTGCAAATAAACATGTAAACAAGAATAGGAAATCATATCCATGAACTTATAATAAAGTGCTTTAGATCTAGCATGAGGGAGATGTCTGGACATGTTATCCTAGACATGCTACCCCCCTGTAGAATGTCCTAAGACTTCTTAAGGTGGCTCACTTCTACACCTAAACCTTCAGTAGTAGAGGGACATAGACTGTAGAGGATGATGAGTAGGAGCCCAGGACCTTCTTGACGGAAACCAGAAACCCATTGTGTGGGCTGAGGTggtagccctgtgtgtgtgtgtgtgtgtgggggggggggggggggttcagctgATGGGCTTCTCAGAGTGCTGAAAGAGCAAACAGCTCCTCACACGTCTGCGTTTCCACCGAGCTGAAGTGGGACTCCATGTTCCAGGCCATGTCAGCTGACAGGAAGTCGTCCATGACTGTCTGCGTCTCGTTGCTGGTCAGGAAGAGGTTTCCGAGGCCCTCAGAAGATGTGTCGGTCACCGTCTGAGTCTCCGTGCTGCTCAAGAGCCTGGTCTGGTCACCCTGGGACACGGAGGGAAGGGTGTTGGAGTTTGGTGTTGGTGTCAGCGATCGGCGGAGGTCGGTCTGTGTCTCAGTGTCAGAGGACTCTGTGCTCATGGAGAAGCTGGACTGGCGCGGAATGTTGCCCAGTGGCATGTGGCATCCGGCTTTCAGCAGGAAGTTGAGGTCCGTCTGGGTCTGGGTGTCAAACATCTCCAGTTCCAGGTCGCTGGCCTGGCTCCGACCCGGCCCCTCACCGTTTCCCAGGCCCTCCAGGAGGAGGAAGTCTGTCTGGGTTTGGATGTCCAGGACCTCCAGGGGCGTGTCAGCCCCCAGACCGCTCAGCTCGCTCTCCTCCGTCTGGGTCTGGATGTGGGCYGCGTTCAGGAATTCCTCAAAGTCAAARTCRATGCCCGTGTGCTGTTCCTGAACAGARCCCAGACCTGACCCACAGCCTGTTGAAGAATCCATCTGCGTCTGGTGACCGGACAGAGAGTGACCTGACAAGATATTCTCCAGGTCGTTGAACAGAGCCAAGGTGGTCTGGGTTTGGTTGTCCGCCACGCTGCCCGACTGGAGATCGTCTGTCTGTACGCCAAAACACATGCCTCCTGCTGACTTGTCGTCGTCATAGAGACCGTTACCAACGCCGGAGAGGGGGTCGTCTACACCGTGGGTTCTGAAGYGTCCGTCTGTCAGTGCMGTCTGTGTTGAGACRCTGAGGGARTAACTGTCGAAGAGGTCTGAGCACATGATGGCCTGGTCCATCTGAGCCCTCTCTTCTGACCCAGCCAGGGCGagtctggtctgagtctgcttGGTAATGTAGGGGGACTGAGATGGGGAGGAATAGGGGCATGGCAGCTGGCTGAGGGTGTGGGTGTCTGTCTGCGCCCCGATGGTGGTGGTGGCTTTAGCCTTAGAAGGGAACGTCTGGGTCTCTACACTGACCGGCAGCAGGACCTGAGCACTCACACTAATATCTGTCTGAGAACACGATGAGACTGACGACTCACCAACGGGGCACACCTCCGTCCCCACCCCGACAGGCATCCTGGACAAGTATGAGATGTCTGTCTGGATGTTGGTGGAGGTATTGCTCCCCCTGGTTCCTCCTAGGTCATCGCCAGAGCCCAATGACTCCAGACTTACCTGCACCCCCATGCTGACARGCCCCAGACTGGAGCGGGAGRCAGGCATGCTGCCCCTGAAGCCCAGGGTCTTAGGGTCCAGGTGRGGCAYCAYGGMCCCCATGGACTGGGGCATGAGKTGGAGGGTGCTGAAGGAKCCCYGGCTGTCCAYRGCCAGCACCACAGACCTCAGAACCCCRCTCtctgtggaggggaggaggacRGGGAGATGGGCCAGCTGCATCACAGGGAAATTCACCAGAGCCACTTCRGGCTTGGGTAGGAGGAGTTTGTGGAGGTGTTTAGGGGGGATGTTGTGGCAGACCCTGTCTGGAGGGAGGGAGTCCTCTGAaagttctctgtctgtttttatRATCTGACACATGAATTCAGTGGGCTTGACTTTTTCTGCTCCATTtatctgtctctccatcttccGCTTTTTCACTGGTGGATACCTGCAAACACAGGGCAGAGGAGAGAATACGTMAAGCAGACAAAACARCAGTAGGTAGTTATAAAGCTTTGACAAACACTAATAAAAGCAAGGTGCAGTGGCAGCAYTCTCATTTAATCRTTGTGCAGTCATATTCAAGGTCTGTTCTCAAGCCACGTTGTGCATGCAGGCGTTTGACCCAACATGATCTGTTATTGAATAATTACATGGTTTACTGGATAAACTGCATGACACTTGAAGACTTTGAGCCTCTCTGCCACCACGTGTCCACACCATCTTTAAATCCCCTCCAACAGCATGTCCAACCTGATAAAATACTTATTTAATAGAAACCCATTTGAATGTCAAGTGTAGAATAATGCTTTTAGGAGCACCCACTGCCGAGTCAATGACACCACATGGAAGTGACTGCAATATGCAAGGAGGAAGGATAGCCTACCAAGTGAACGTTGGCTCCTTGCACAATGCATGTCTCAATCTGTCCACCTGGCTTGTCAAAATCCTTTGTTCCAGTGTCTATTTGTCCACTTGTCTGTACCTCCATCCTTGGTTCAGTAGCTAGACAAGTATTTTTGAGTTAACTACACAAACAGGCAGTAGATAAGAGGAAGAGTAGGGAAGCACGATTATTTAATATCCTATATTCCTCCTAGGTGGATATTACTGTAAATTCTATTTTAGGGAGATTCGTG from Salvelinus sp. IW2-2015 unplaced genomic scaffold, ASM291031v2 Un_scaffold1144, whole genome shotgun sequence encodes the following:
- the LOC112069902 gene encoding ATM interactor-like; protein product: MAASASVKAYRNDNASMGSQKCIEEPPAPTREIIKPSIMELTKEVRTNILCTVEGCGKILPNTPALNMHLVKSHRVKDGLVNPTIRKVMKGSQKLYCCPIEGCPRGPNRPFSQFSLVKQHFMKMHAEKKHKCSKCNNGYSTEWDLRRHIEDCGRTYRCTCGCPYASRAALLSHIYRTGHEVPTEHRYPPVKKRKMERQINGAEKVKPTEFMCQIIKTDRELSEDSLPPDRVCHNIPPKHLHKLLLPKPEVALVNFPVMQLAHLPVLLPSTESGVLRSVVLAXDSXGSFSTLXLMPQSMGXXXPHLDPKTLGFRGSMPXSRSSLGXVSMGVQVSLESLGSGDDLGGTRGSNTSTNIQTDISYLSRMPVGVGTEVCPVGESSVSSCSQTDISVSAQVLLPVSVETQTFPSKAKATTTIGAQTDTHTLSQLPCPYSSPSQSPYITKQTQTRLALAGSEERAQMDQAIMCSDLFDSYSLSVSTQTALTDGXFRTHGVDDPLSGVGNGLYDDDKSAGGMCFGVQTDDLQSGSVADNQTQTTLALFNDLENILSGHSLSGHQTQMDSSTGCGSGLGSVQEQHTGIDFDFEEFLNAAHIQTQTEESELSGLGADTPLEVLDIQTQTDFLLLEGLGNGEGPGRSQASDLELEMFDTQTQTDLNFLLKAGCHMPLGNIPRQSSFSMSTESSDTETQTDLRRSLTPTPNSNTLPSVSQGDQTRLLSSTETQTVTDTSSEGLGNLFLTSNETQTVMDDFLSADMAWNMESHFSSVETQTCEELFALSAL
- the LOC112069900 gene encoding protein phosphatase 1 regulatory subunit 3E-like; protein product: METEAVRSVVVMLPPKNCLPRNYSCIAGLFGSLTADPRLEDXEGMELNGTSEPIEMHHVVDERPRGRESFLKPPQSPNLRRRCKSLPTPIERAKLEISRSRSPCSQKKVRFADSLGLELTSVKHFNDTDMPDVPERIMARFDRGPLHLNPFDKFPRAPTXQSSFMELQFKNPGTLPGFTEKVKEVRVLLECAEADEFXLSGVVRVLNMAFEKSVYLRFSINNWITFMDSLASYIPESSDGMTDKFSFKIITPTTFLESGGTFQFAIRYCVGGDEYWDNNNGVNYKVRRHRFKISPPREWEDGWIHFI
- the LOC112069901 gene encoding uncharacterized protein C16orf46 homolog, coding for MDKFKEWDQAPVEVAEDRSVAVEYTGWDQSCQLPNRGHVDALLDISDDTSSKEQEPFEFLCLSGWEEAIRGWGRTTPLGCLVQTQRRGKRVKTGDTDHHCHLCVDLVKLSDPPDSEFSLTHSPESFWDSTVDPWEKPPPTTLGDFLNRPYSQTSSISSEESPPESFRDLQKATQQLTLRDKMVEDKAEVCEISDSLLGSAPSQGHHHSASECPMTLIINSFAVLPPVKTSQPRHPKVTSQLRRGDAGPGRSASDGETAAAGSDGVTPAGESGGGVESQQSHHLLSAFSIPILKRCDMPLSTLSDPLPRATYPLDRHLRQDPRTSSAHRLYFGLKTKSLKRAEPQLPILFGTRVPIPASAQRLL